From the Anguilla anguilla isolate fAngAng1 chromosome 8, fAngAng1.pri, whole genome shotgun sequence genome, one window contains:
- the zbtb14 gene encoding zinc finger and BTB domain-containing protein 14 isoform X1 encodes MMSAPLDWRRSCNMSETVKYVDDEHKTIFLKILNEQRLEGEHCDIAVVVEDVKFRAHRCVLAACSNYFKKLFKKHEVDNSSVIEIDFIRSDIFEEVLNYMYTAKISVKKKDVNLMMSSGQILGIRFLDKLCSQKRDLSPPEDKSDHLNAKYAYDIVKITIPTEESQENQDHEVQVLGDQDDTPSDDMVEESHVNQDLDKSPSSTLRVQEAILKELATEEVHKVSCYDQDVEAMESVQKDLSGHAPQGLTFADSIGEVKDEQPPGWTTAASDMKFEYLLYGHREQLACQVCGKTFMDENRLRKHEKLHSAERPFICEICTKAFTTQAHLKEHLKIHTGFKPYRCDVCGKSFIRAPDLKKHERVHSNERPFGCQMCDKAFKHKSHLKDHERRHRGEKPFVCGSCTKAFAKASDLKRHENNMHSERKQLPASALQSETEQLQAAAMAAEAEHHLESIACQ; translated from the exons ATGATGTCTGCACCACTTGACTGGAG GAGATCCTGCAACATGTCAGAAACAGTGAAGTATGTCGACGATGAGCATAAAACCATCTTTCTGAAGATACTTAATGAGCAGAGACTGGAAGGTGAGCATTGTGATATCGCAGTGGTTGTTGAAGACGTTAAATTCAGGGCACACCGCTGCGTCTTGGCTGCCTGCAGCAATTACTTTAAGAAGCTGTTTAAGAAGCACGAGGTGGACAACTCCTCTGTGATTGAGATTGACTTTATTCGCTCAGATATCTTTGAGGAGGTGCTAAACTACATGTACACAGCTAAGATTTCCGTGAAGAAAAAAGATGTCAATTTGATGATGTCCTCAGGGCAGATTCTGGGGATCAGGTTTTTGGACAAACTCTGCTCTCAGAAGCGTGACTTATCTCCCCCTGAGGACAAGAGCGACCACCTGAATGCCAAGTATGCCTACGACATTGTCAAAATCACCATCCCCACTGAAGAGTCACAAGAGAACCAGGACCATGAGGTGCAGGTACTGGGAGACCAGGACGACACCCCATCTGATGATATGGTGGAGGAGTCTCACGTGAACCAGGATCTGGACAAATCTCCCAGCAGCACCCTCAGGGTGCAGGAAGCCATCCTCAAGGAGCTGGCCACTGAGGAAGTCCACAAAGTCAGCTGCTATGACCAGGATGTGGAGGCAATGGAGTCGGTGCAGAAGGACCTCAGTGGCCACGCCCCCCAGGGTCTCACGTTCGCCGACAGCATCGGGGAGGTGAAGGACGAGCAACCGCCCGGGTGGACCACAGCCGCCAGCGACATGAAGTTTGAGTACCTGTTGTATGGGCACCGGGAGCAGCTGGCCTGCCAGGTCTGCGGCAAGACCTTCATGGACGAAAACCGCCTGCGGAAGCACGAGAAGCTGCACTCGGCCGAGCGGCCGTTCATCTGCGAGATCTGCACCAAGGCCTTCACCACCCAGGCCCACCTGAAGGAGCACCTGAAAATCCACACGGGCTTCAAGCCCTACCGCTGCGACGTGTGCGGGAAGTCCTTCATCCGAGCGCCCGACCTGAAGAAGCACGAGCGCGTCCACAGCAACGAGCGGCCCTTCGGCTGCCAGATGTGCGACAAGGCCTTCAAGCACAAGTCTCACCTGAAGGACCACGAGCGGCGGCACAGGGGGGAGAAGCCCTTCGTCTGTGGCTCGTGCACGAAGGCCTTCGCCAAGGCCTCGGACCTGAAGAGACACGAGAACAACATGCACAGCGAGCGCAAGCAGTTGCCTGCTAGCGCCCTCCAGAGCGAGACCGAGCAACTGCAGGCCGCAGCCATGGCAGCAGAGGCGGAACACCACCTAGAATCTATCGCATGTCAATAA
- the zbtb14 gene encoding zinc finger and BTB domain-containing protein 14 isoform X3: MMSAPLDWRRSCNMSETVKYVDDEHKTIFLKILNEQRLEGQILGIRFLDKLCSQKRDLSPPEDKSDHLNAKYAYDIVKITIPTEESQENQDHEVQVLGDQDDTPSDDMVEESHVNQDLDKSPSSTLRVQEAILKELATEEVHKVSCYDQDVEAMESVQKDLSGHAPQGLTFADSIGEVKDEQPPGWTTAASDMKFEYLLYGHREQLACQVCGKTFMDENRLRKHEKLHSAERPFICEICTKAFTTQAHLKEHLKIHTGFKPYRCDVCGKSFIRAPDLKKHERVHSNERPFGCQMCDKAFKHKSHLKDHERRHRGEKPFVCGSCTKAFAKASDLKRHENNMHSERKQLPASALQSETEQLQAAAMAAEAEHHLESIACQ, encoded by the exons ATGATGTCTGCACCACTTGACTGGAG GAGATCCTGCAACATGTCAGAAACAGTGAAGTATGTCGACGATGAGCATAAAACCATCTTTCTGAAGATACTTAATGAGCAGAGACTGGAAG GGCAGATTCTGGGGATCAGGTTTTTGGACAAACTCTGCTCTCAGAAGCGTGACTTATCTCCCCCTGAGGACAAGAGCGACCACCTGAATGCCAAGTATGCCTACGACATTGTCAAAATCACCATCCCCACTGAAGAGTCACAAGAGAACCAGGACCATGAGGTGCAGGTACTGGGAGACCAGGACGACACCCCATCTGATGATATGGTGGAGGAGTCTCACGTGAACCAGGATCTGGACAAATCTCCCAGCAGCACCCTCAGGGTGCAGGAAGCCATCCTCAAGGAGCTGGCCACTGAGGAAGTCCACAAAGTCAGCTGCTATGACCAGGATGTGGAGGCAATGGAGTCGGTGCAGAAGGACCTCAGTGGCCACGCCCCCCAGGGTCTCACGTTCGCCGACAGCATCGGGGAGGTGAAGGACGAGCAACCGCCCGGGTGGACCACAGCCGCCAGCGACATGAAGTTTGAGTACCTGTTGTATGGGCACCGGGAGCAGCTGGCCTGCCAGGTCTGCGGCAAGACCTTCATGGACGAAAACCGCCTGCGGAAGCACGAGAAGCTGCACTCGGCCGAGCGGCCGTTCATCTGCGAGATCTGCACCAAGGCCTTCACCACCCAGGCCCACCTGAAGGAGCACCTGAAAATCCACACGGGCTTCAAGCCCTACCGCTGCGACGTGTGCGGGAAGTCCTTCATCCGAGCGCCCGACCTGAAGAAGCACGAGCGCGTCCACAGCAACGAGCGGCCCTTCGGCTGCCAGATGTGCGACAAGGCCTTCAAGCACAAGTCTCACCTGAAGGACCACGAGCGGCGGCACAGGGGGGAGAAGCCCTTCGTCTGTGGCTCGTGCACGAAGGCCTTCGCCAAGGCCTCGGACCTGAAGAGACACGAGAACAACATGCACAGCGAGCGCAAGCAGTTGCCTGCTAGCGCCCTCCAGAGCGAGACCGAGCAACTGCAGGCCGCAGCCATGGCAGCAGAGGCGGAACACCACCTAGAATCTATCGCATGTCAATAA
- the zbtb14 gene encoding zinc finger and BTB domain-containing protein 14 isoform X2: MSETVKYVDDEHKTIFLKILNEQRLEGEHCDIAVVVEDVKFRAHRCVLAACSNYFKKLFKKHEVDNSSVIEIDFIRSDIFEEVLNYMYTAKISVKKKDVNLMMSSGQILGIRFLDKLCSQKRDLSPPEDKSDHLNAKYAYDIVKITIPTEESQENQDHEVQVLGDQDDTPSDDMVEESHVNQDLDKSPSSTLRVQEAILKELATEEVHKVSCYDQDVEAMESVQKDLSGHAPQGLTFADSIGEVKDEQPPGWTTAASDMKFEYLLYGHREQLACQVCGKTFMDENRLRKHEKLHSAERPFICEICTKAFTTQAHLKEHLKIHTGFKPYRCDVCGKSFIRAPDLKKHERVHSNERPFGCQMCDKAFKHKSHLKDHERRHRGEKPFVCGSCTKAFAKASDLKRHENNMHSERKQLPASALQSETEQLQAAAMAAEAEHHLESIACQ, from the coding sequence ATGTCAGAAACAGTGAAGTATGTCGACGATGAGCATAAAACCATCTTTCTGAAGATACTTAATGAGCAGAGACTGGAAGGTGAGCATTGTGATATCGCAGTGGTTGTTGAAGACGTTAAATTCAGGGCACACCGCTGCGTCTTGGCTGCCTGCAGCAATTACTTTAAGAAGCTGTTTAAGAAGCACGAGGTGGACAACTCCTCTGTGATTGAGATTGACTTTATTCGCTCAGATATCTTTGAGGAGGTGCTAAACTACATGTACACAGCTAAGATTTCCGTGAAGAAAAAAGATGTCAATTTGATGATGTCCTCAGGGCAGATTCTGGGGATCAGGTTTTTGGACAAACTCTGCTCTCAGAAGCGTGACTTATCTCCCCCTGAGGACAAGAGCGACCACCTGAATGCCAAGTATGCCTACGACATTGTCAAAATCACCATCCCCACTGAAGAGTCACAAGAGAACCAGGACCATGAGGTGCAGGTACTGGGAGACCAGGACGACACCCCATCTGATGATATGGTGGAGGAGTCTCACGTGAACCAGGATCTGGACAAATCTCCCAGCAGCACCCTCAGGGTGCAGGAAGCCATCCTCAAGGAGCTGGCCACTGAGGAAGTCCACAAAGTCAGCTGCTATGACCAGGATGTGGAGGCAATGGAGTCGGTGCAGAAGGACCTCAGTGGCCACGCCCCCCAGGGTCTCACGTTCGCCGACAGCATCGGGGAGGTGAAGGACGAGCAACCGCCCGGGTGGACCACAGCCGCCAGCGACATGAAGTTTGAGTACCTGTTGTATGGGCACCGGGAGCAGCTGGCCTGCCAGGTCTGCGGCAAGACCTTCATGGACGAAAACCGCCTGCGGAAGCACGAGAAGCTGCACTCGGCCGAGCGGCCGTTCATCTGCGAGATCTGCACCAAGGCCTTCACCACCCAGGCCCACCTGAAGGAGCACCTGAAAATCCACACGGGCTTCAAGCCCTACCGCTGCGACGTGTGCGGGAAGTCCTTCATCCGAGCGCCCGACCTGAAGAAGCACGAGCGCGTCCACAGCAACGAGCGGCCCTTCGGCTGCCAGATGTGCGACAAGGCCTTCAAGCACAAGTCTCACCTGAAGGACCACGAGCGGCGGCACAGGGGGGAGAAGCCCTTCGTCTGTGGCTCGTGCACGAAGGCCTTCGCCAAGGCCTCGGACCTGAAGAGACACGAGAACAACATGCACAGCGAGCGCAAGCAGTTGCCTGCTAGCGCCCTCCAGAGCGAGACCGAGCAACTGCAGGCCGCAGCCATGGCAGCAGAGGCGGAACACCACCTAGAATCTATCGCATGTCAATAA